One Coleofasciculus sp. FACHB-T130 genomic region harbors:
- a CDS encoding DUF3578 domain-containing protein, translating to MLENIIERVLSEYPIVSKENFKKHLFASYLRNNVLVWLDTYLKLPDIYSIEASPGNGSWANIPWIAIFNKLVTESVRFGFFVVYLFRADFSGVYLSLIQGTASQKKIYGLGRSKEVLRNQAKIFRRMILTKIDINIYEKIDLKLEAIPKETTARRLGQAYEAGNILATYYSRDALPSS from the coding sequence ATGCTAGAAAACATAATTGAGAGAGTTTTATCGGAGTACCCAATCGTTAGTAAAGAAAATTTCAAAAAGCATTTATTTGCTAGTTATCTGAGAAATAATGTACTAGTTTGGTTAGATACTTATCTAAAGCTTCCAGATATTTATAGCATCGAAGCATCCCCAGGAAACGGCTCATGGGCAAATATCCCTTGGATTGCTATTTTCAACAAGCTCGTCACAGAAAGTGTAAGGTTTGGTTTTTTCGTTGTCTACCTTTTTCGTGCTGATTTTTCTGGTGTCTACCTATCACTTATTCAAGGTACAGCATCTCAGAAAAAAATTTACGGACTCGGACGTTCAAAAGAAGTTTTGCGAAATCAAGCCAAGATATTTAGAAGGATGATTTTGACGAAAATTGATATAAATATTTATGAGAAAATTGACCTTAAGCTTGAAGCAATTCCTAAAGAAACCACTGCTAGACGATTAGGACAAGCTTACGAAGCAGGTAATATTTTAGCTACTTATTATTCTAGAGATGCGTTACCATCATCTTAA
- a CDS encoding HNH endonuclease, with protein sequence MLEDLLKFINIYEELIENQPSEAPGSDSYSEEVWLEDLTKYRIHRRVERNQALCKKAKEIHGYICKACGFDFENRYGEIGRNYIEAHHIVPISSLEKTKVQLDPSKDFTVLCSNCHRMIHRIKPTPSLEEFKAIIRT encoded by the coding sequence ATGCTTGAAGATTTATTGAAATTTATTAATATCTATGAAGAATTAATTGAAAATCAACCTTCTGAGGCTCCGGGAAGTGATTCCTATTCTGAAGAAGTTTGGCTGGAAGACTTAACAAAGTATAGGATTCATCGAAGAGTAGAGAGAAATCAAGCTCTGTGTAAGAAAGCAAAAGAAATACATGGATATATATGCAAGGCTTGCGGATTCGATTTTGAAAATCGTTACGGAGAAATTGGAAGAAACTATATAGAGGCTCATCATATTGTTCCAATTTCAAGTTTAGAAAAAACTAAAGTTCAGCTAGATCCATCAAAAGATTTTACTGTTTTATGCTCTAACTGTCACCGCATGATTCACCGAATAAAACCTACCCCAAGTTTAGAAGAGTTCAAAGCAATAATCAGAACATAA
- a CDS encoding Uma2 family endonuclease, which yields MTALTVNFNPIIKLTDEQFFQLCQVNENLRFERTATGELIIMSPAGGETGNRNAGLTAQLWIWNEQNRLGKVFDSSTGFKLPNGADRSPDAAWVKLERWDALTQQQREKSPPICPDFVVDLLSPSDSLKVAQEKMKEYRDNGTVLGLLINRKSEQVEIYRQGQEVEVLQSPTTLSGENVLPGFVLNLEPIW from the coding sequence ATGACTGCCCTAACCGTCAACTTCAACCCGATTATTAAGCTGACAGATGAGCAATTTTTTCAGCTTTGTCAAGTAAATGAAAATCTAAGGTTTGAGCGCACTGCTACGGGAGAATTAATCATCATGTCACCCGCCGGGGGAGAAACAGGAAATCGCAACGCCGGACTAACTGCTCAACTTTGGATTTGGAACGAGCAAAATAGATTGGGTAAAGTTTTCGATTCCTCAACAGGTTTCAAACTCCCCAATGGTGCGGATCGTTCTCCTGATGCTGCTTGGGTGAAACTGGAACGATGGGATGCGCTAACTCAGCAGCAGAGAGAGAAATCCCCCCCCATTTGTCCTGATTTTGTAGTTGATTTACTTTCACCGAGTGATAGTTTGAAAGTCGCTCAAGAGAAAATGAAAGAATATCGAGACAATGGCACTGTTTTAGGTTTGTTAATTAACCGCAAATCCGAACAAGTAGAAATTTATCGCCAAGGTCAAGAAGTAGAAGTGCTGCAATCTCCTACTACTTTATCCGGAGAAAATGTTCTCCCTGGATTCGTACTCAATCTTGAACCAATCTGGTAA